The proteins below come from a single Mauremys reevesii isolate NIE-2019 linkage group 6, ASM1616193v1, whole genome shotgun sequence genomic window:
- the LOC120408776 gene encoding protein FAM240C-like, with the protein MPLLVEATPTQDSGVPKMNKTTRHPKIFVHDAKGLKNFWEKIIEKHTQQQQGEDSRLSRSALKKLRREWTQRLEGRIKMLQKSCGEQEGQMSLLSIETFQPIDKTAA; encoded by the exons atgcctcttctggttgaggccacacccactcaggactccggcgtaccg aaaatgaatAAGACTACCAGACACCCCAAGATCTTTGTCCATGATGCAAAAGGACTGAAAAACTTTTGGGAAAAAATCATTGAAAAACACACTCAGCAACAACAAGGCGAAGACTCTAGATTAAGCAGAAGTGCCCTGAAGAA ACTCCGACGTGAATGGACCCAGAGGCTGGAAGGCCGAATAAAAATGCTACAAAAGTCCTGTGGAGAGCAGGAAGGACAGATGTCCCTATtatcaattgaaacatttcagccaATAGATAAAACAGCTGCATAA